The proteins below are encoded in one region of Juglans microcarpa x Juglans regia isolate MS1-56 chromosome 4D, Jm3101_v1.0, whole genome shotgun sequence:
- the LOC121259172 gene encoding pentatricopeptide repeat-containing protein At3g04750, mitochondrial: MHWCGRGIRSLSSRSTKNIQTNWDPTASLQLNHAALVLLEKCSTREHFKQILGQIMRTNLVGQTFPMSRLLFFSAISRPENLDMALRLFDHYTPHPNLYIYNTMISALSSFSISQSFALYFSMLSSGIYPDKHALLYLLQASQRISEAKQIHCHAVVTGLSSYGYLQNSLVKIYLENGLLGLAHQVFRHMPVLDVVSFNILIVGYAKRGYSFDALDLFFEMVDSGLEPDEFTIVGLLMSCGQLGNAKLGKSVHSWIEKRKYISSSNLILGNALLDMYAKCKKLEFAQRVFDALVVKDIISWNTMIAGYAKVGQLDIAHHSFNQMPKRNLFSWNSLMSGYSQKGDYMMVMNLFNSMVGDNVRPDNVTMAILVHAAAEIGGLDQGKSIHSWVVRMQIKIDAFLGSSLIDMYCKCGSIGRAFMVFRGLTEKDVNVWTTMITGFAFHGYGSKALELFSEMQGDVLPNEVTFVAVLTACSHSGLVDEGLKIFNSMKENYDIHPGVEHYGCLVDLFARAGRLAEAKIVIDKMPMEPSQSIWGSVVGACRAHGNMELAEIALRELLKSEPNESGGYILLSNIYATWGRWSCSDKIRELMESRGVKKTAGCSSVVVDGVFHDFVAVDKQHPRWEDIQSILNCLKSEMKSTADFSFNFLHTLLDPC; encoded by the coding sequence ATGCATTGGTGTGGACGAGGTATTCGCTCTCTTAGTTCCCGTTCAACAAAAAACATCCAGACCAACTGGGATCCAACTGCATCGCTCCAACTCAATCACGCGGCTCTTGTTTTGCTTGAGAAATGCAGCACAAGGGAGCATTTCAAGCAGATATTGGGTCAGATTATGAGGACCAATCTCGTTGGTCAAACGTTTCCCATGAGCAGGCTTCTATTTTTCTCAGCAATCTCACGTCCCGAAAACCTGGACATGGCTCTCCGGCTTTTCGACCATTATACTCCACATCCCAATCTCTACATTTACAACACCATGATCTCCGCCTTATCATCTTTCTCTATCAGTCAATCATTTGCTCTCTACTTTTCAATGCTCTCGTCTGGTATTTACCCAGATAAGCACGCTCTCCTTTACCTTCTCCAGGCGTCCCAACGTATATCGGAAGCCAAGCAGATCCATTGCCATGCCGTTGTTACAGGCTTGTCGTCTTATGGATATCTGCAAAACTCCCTGGTGAAAATATATTTGGAGAATGGACTCTTGGGGCTTGCACATCAGGTGTTCCGCCATATGCCTGTACTAGATGTTGTATCATTTAACATTTTGATTGTTGGTTATGCGAAGAGGGGTTACAGTTTTGACGCTTTGGATCTATTCTTTGAAATGGTCGATTCAGGGCTTGAACCTGATGAGTTTACGATAGTGGGTCTTCTTATGTCTTGTGGGCAGTTAGGAAATGCAAAACTAGGGAAGTCTGTTCATTCATGGATTGAGAAGAGGAAGTACATTAGTTCTTCGAATTTGATCTTGGGTAATGCTCTTCTTGATATGTATGCCAAATGCAAGAAATTGGAGTTTGCTCAAAGAGTTTTTGATGCATTAGTAGTGAAGGACATCATTTCATGGAACACCATGATTGCAGGATATGCCAAGGTTGGGCAATTGGACATTGCCCACCATTCTTTCAATCAAATGCCCAAGAGGAATCTTTTCTCTTGGAATTCTTTAATGTCTGGCTACTCCCAGAAGGGTGATTATATGATGGTAATGAATTTATTTAATAGCATGGTTGGGGATAATGTTAGGCCTGATAATGTTACTATGGCAATCTTGGTCCATGCTGCAGCAGAAATTGGAGGACTGGATCAAGGGAAATCGATACATAGTTGGGTGGTTAGGATGCAGATAAAAATAGATGCATTTTTGGGTTCATCATTAATAGACATGTACTGCAAGTGTGGAAGCATTGGAAGAGCTTTTATGGTTTTCAGGGGGCTAACTGAAAAAGATGTTAATGTATGGACGACTATGATTACTGGATTTGCATTCCATGGTTATGGGAGCAAAGCTCTTGAACTGTTCTCCGAGATGCAGGGAGATGTACTGCCAAATGAGGTGACATTTGTTGCTGTTCTTACTGCTTGTAGTCACAGCGGACTTGTGGATGAAGGGCTCAAAATATTCAATAGcatgaaagaaaattatgatattCACCCAGGAGTCGAGCACTACGGGTGTTTGGTGGATCTTTTTGCAAGAGCAGGGCGGCTGGCTGAAGCGAAAATTGTGATTGACAAGATGCCAATGGAACCAAGTCAATCCATATGGGGATCAGTTGTGGGTGCTTGTAGAGCTCATGGAAACATGGAACTAGCAGAGATAGCTTTGAGAGAGTTGCTAAAGTCAGAACCTAACGAATCAGGCGGATATATTTTGTTGTCAAACATATATGCTACTTGGGGAAGATGGAGCTGTTCAGACAAGATAAGGGAACTCATGGAAAGCAGGGGAGTAAAGAAGACAGCTGGTTGCAGCAGCGTAGTTGTTGATGGAGTTTTTCATGATTTTGTAGCAGTGGATAAGCAGCATCCGAGATGGGAGGATATTCAGTCCATATTGAATTGTCTAAAAAGTGAAATGAAGTCCACTGCTGATTTTTCATTCAACTTTTTGCACACGTTGCTAGACCCATGTTGA
- the LOC121259171 gene encoding LOW QUALITY PROTEIN: mediator of RNA polymerase II transcription subunit 14-like (The sequence of the model RefSeq protein was modified relative to this genomic sequence to represent the inferred CDS: inserted 1 base in 1 codon; deleted 2 bases in 1 codon), with the protein MAAELGQQTVEFSALVTRAAEDSFLALNELVEKEKSRSFSTSASAARDTQSDTERKINLLKYIVKTQQRMLRLNVLAKWCQQVPLIQYCQQLGSILSSHDTCFTQAADSLFFMHEGLQQAHAPVHDVPSAIEVLLTGSYQCLPKCVENVGIQSTLSEDEQKPALKKLDTLVQSKLLEVSLPKEISEVKVSNGTALLRVDGEFKVLVTLGYRGHLSMWRILHLELLVGERSGLVKLEESRQHILGDDLERRMAAAENPFMTLYTVLHELCIALIMDTVIRQVKALQQGRWKDTIQFELVSDGSISHGGSASSTQLNPDGESDFSALRTPVLKVLYWLDFDKISGTSESKSCPFIKIEPGQDLHIKCLHSTFVIDPLTGMEAEFYLDQSYIDVEKLLLRAISCNRYTRLLEIQKELGKSVQICRVADDVVLQSNFDEPDVDYKRNDKKSDSREYEGQEVLRVRAYGSSFFTLGINIRNGCFLLQSSQNILEPSVLLDCEEALNQGSMTVGEVFMSLRSKSILHXFASIGRFLGLEVYDHGFAAVKVPKNMVNGSSMLLMGFPDCGSSYFLLMLLDEEFKPLFKLLETRPDPSGKAHSSNNLNHVIHVKKIDIGQMQILEDEMNMSLLNWGKLLSFMPSAAGSNGGSEQGILPEIGLESSMQLSGCPPSFSSVVDEVFGHEKGSSTIPFSVQNISSYGTSPASYFGSPPMNLHAMKAATPSPNWDTGMQISQINNVAKVSSMDIHYIGSLHSSSNLKGPLLSNSVSSLSSATGRSTTMKKLSASMSEQDLASLRSGHLIEVGSCTTMDDDQLRLISDNSKDTYGSRSARLLSHPQATSPQITVPGVKTNGLQSSPSRPFAGSLTVAGSSSCTTTPVSHPPESAIQSPGQDLVSKHDRNPRKRTVSDILSLIPSLQGLEAASGFCKKRKIAESVSALQPSTQAPISTEMVTKTEGYSYGKLIVEAYKGNIPSGIYVSALLHVVRHCSLCIKHAGLTSQMEALDIPYVEEVGLKNASSSIWFRLPFARGDLWQHICLRLGRPGSMYWDVKIKDQHFRDLWDLQKRSSNTPWGSGIRIANTSDIDSHIRYDPDGVVLSYQSVEADSMKKLVADIRRLSNARLFALVMQKLLGVRADEKLEECCTNSDIKAPTGIRGAPGTADKLSEQMRLAFRIEAVGLMSLWFSFGSGVLARFVVEWESSKEGCTMHVSPDQLWPHTKFLEDFINGAEVASLLDCIRLTAGPLHALAAATRPARAGPVPGVTGVVAAVSSIPKQAGYMTSSLGLLPGNSAMNVSQAGSVPAGNPTASSATSILAYQGLHGAAMLAAACRGGPGIVPSSLLPIDVSVVLRSPYWIRIIYRKNFAVDMHCLAGDQVWLQPATPPKGGSSIGGSLPCPQFRPFIMEHVAQELNGLDPNFTSGQQMVGGLVNSNTQNPSSGSQLSAANGNRVNLLSSAAMARAGNQIAGLNHMGNALSGSSSLAVVGSGVALRRSPGTSVPAHVRGELNTAIIGLGDDGGYGGGWVPLVALKKVLRGILKYLGVLWLFAQLPHLLKEILGSILKDNEGALLNLDQEQPALRFFVGGYVFAVSVHRVQLLLQVLSVKRFHQQQQQQQQQNSAAQEELAHSEISEICDYFSRRVASEPYDTPRVASFITLLTLPISILREFLKLIAWKKGLDLAQGGDIAPAQKPRIELCLENHTGLNNENNSENSSVAKSNIHYDRPHNSVDFALTVVLDPTHIPYINAAGGAAWLPYCVSVRLRYIFGENPSVSFLDMEGSHGGQACWFHVDDWEKCKQRVARAVEVKEGCSPADVSQGRLRLVADGVQRTLHLCLQGLRDGGGFTASSGSK; encoded by the exons ATGGCCGCGGAGCTAGGGCAACAAACCGTGGAGTTCTCGGCTCTCGTCACCCGGGCCGCCGAGGACTCTTTCCTCGCCCTCAATGAGCTTGTGGAGAAGGAGAAGTCCAGGTCGTTCTCTACCTCCGCCTCTGCAGCACGAGACACGCAGTCCGACACCGAGAGGAAGATTAATCTCCTCAAGTACATTGTCAAGACCCAGCAGCGCATGCTCCGCCTCAACGTCCTCGCCAAGTGGTGCCAACAG GTCCCTTTGATACAGTACTGTCAGCAGCTAGGATCCATTCTATCTAGCCATGATACGTGTTTCACACAAGCTGCAGATTCATTGTTTTTCATGCATGAGGGGTTACAGCAAGCTCATGCTCCTGTCCATGATGTGCCATCTGCTATAGAAGTGCTTCTTACTGGAAGTTATCAATGTTTACCAAAGTGTGTAGAAAATGTGGGTATTCAGAGCACATTATCTGAGGATGAGCAAAAGCCAGCTTTGAAAAAGTTGGACACACTTGTACAGTCTAAATTACTTGAAGTTTCACTGCCGAAAGAAATTTCTGAGGTAAAAGTTTCCAATGGCACTGCACTGCTGCGTGTGGATGGGGAATTTAAGGTTTTAGTTACTCTTGGTTATCGAGGACACCTATCAATGTGGAGGATTTTACATTTGGAGCTACTTGTTGGAGAGAGAAGTGGACTTGTGAAGTTGGAAGAATCACGACAGCACATTCTTGGAGATGATTTAGAGCGGAGAATGGCTGCAGCAGAAAACCCATTCATGACATTATACACAGTTCTCCATGAGCTTTGCATTGCGCTTATCATGGACACTGTCATCAGGCAAGTGAAAGCCCTTCAACAAGGAAGATGGAAAGACACAATCCAATTTGAGCTCGTATCTGATGGTAGTATTAGTCATGGAGGTAGTGCTAGTTCTACGCAACTGAATCCAGATGGAGAATCTGACTTCTCTGCTCTACGAACTCCAGTGCTAAAAGTTTTATACTGGTTAGATTTCGATAAGATCTCCGGAACATCTGAATCAAAATCATGcccatttattaaaattgaacCAGGACAAGATCTGCACATAAAGTGTCTACATAGTACATTTGTCATAGATCCATTAACTGGGATGGAGGCAGAGTTTTATCTAGATCAAAGTTATATTGATGTTGAGAAGTTGCTGCTAAGAGCTATAAGTTGTAACAGATATACTCGTTTGCTTGAAATTCAGAAAGAGCTAGGGAAAAGTGTGCAGATCTGCCGAGTGGCTGATGATGTTGTTCTTCAGTCAAACTTTGATGAACCTGATGTTGACTATAAAAGG AATGATAAGAAGTCTGACAGCAGGGAATACGAGGGGCAGGAAGTATTACGTGTTCGTGCTTATGGTTCATCATTTTTCACCCTTGGAATTAATATAAG GAATGGTTGCTTTCTCCTTCAGTCATCCCAGAATATTCTTGAACCTTCAGTATTGTTAGATTGTGAAGAAGCTTTGAATCAAGGAAGCATGACTGTGGGCGAGGTTTTTATGAGCTTGAGAAGCAAAAGCATCCTGC TATTTGCCTCTATTGGCAGGTTTTTAGGCCTTGAG GTGTATGATCATGGTTTTGCTGCAGTTAAAGTACCTAAGAACATGGTGAATGGTTCATCAATGTTGCTGATGGGGTTTCCAGACTGTGGGAGCTCATATTTTCTGCTGATGCTACTTGATGAGGAGTTTAAACCCCTGTTCAAATTGTTAGAGACTCGGCCAGATCCATCTGGAAAAGCCCATTCTTCTAACAACCTAAACCATGTGATTCacgtaaaaaaaatagacattgGCCAGATGCAGattcttgaagatgaaatgaatatgaGCCTACTTAACTGGGGAAAGTTACTTTCCTTTATGCCTAGTGCTGCAGGTTCTAATGGTGGTTCTGAACAAGGGATTCTTCCTGAAATTGGCCTTGAGAGTTCAATGCAGTTATCAGGTTGTCCTCCTAGTTTTTCATCTGTTGTTGATGAAGTGTTTGGACATGAGAAAGGGTCATCCACAATTCCATTCTCTGTTCAAAATATCTCTTCATACGGTACATCCCCTGCTTCTTATTTTGGATCTCCTCCTATGAATCTTCATGCCATGAAGGCTGCAACCCCCTCTCCTAATTGGGACACAGGTATGCAGATATCACAGATAAATAATGTTGCAAAAGTTTCTAGTATGGACATCCATTATATTGGTTCTTTGCATTCCTCAAGCAATTTGAAGGGTCCTTTACTGTCCAATTCAGTCAGTTCGCTCTCTTCTGCTACAGGTAGGAGCACAACTATGAAAAAACTATCAGCCTCTATGTCTGAGCAGGATTTGGCATCTCTTAGATCTGGGCATTTGATTGAGGTTGGTTCATGTACCACAATGGATGATGATCAGCTCAGATTGATAAGTGATAATTCAAAGGATACATATGGGAGCAGGTCAGCTCGATTATTATCTCATCCCCAAGCCACTTCCCCTCAAATCACTGTACCAGGTGTAAAAACTAATGGACTTCAAAGTTCACCTTCCAGGCCTTTTGCTGGATCTCTCACAGTTGCTGGATCTAGCTCATGTACTACTACTCCTGTAT CCCATCCACCAGAATCTGCAATTCAAAGTCCTGGTCAAGATCTTGTTTCCAAGCATGATAGAAATCCCCGAAAGCGTACAGTTTCAGATATTTTGAGTTTGATCCCATCGCTTCAAGGTCTAGAGGCAGCTTCAGGATTTtgtaagaaaaggaaaatcgCAGAATCTGTTTCTGCTCTACAGCCTTCAACACAAGCACCCATATCAACAGAGATGGTGACTAAAACTGAAGGATATAGTTATGGGAAGCTTATAGTTGAAGCATATAAAGGTAATATACCTTCCGGCATTTATGTTTCAGCTCTTCTTCATGTGGTCAGACACTGTTCACTCTGCATCAAGCATGCCGGATTAACTAGCCAGATGGAGGCACTAGATATCCCTTATGTTGAAGAAGTAGGGTTAAAAAATGCATCCTCAAGTATATGGTTCCGGCTTCCATTTGCTAGAGGAGATTTGTGGCAACACATATGCTTGCGGCTTGGCAGACCAGGAAGCATGTATTGGGATGTGAAAATTAAGGACCAGCACTTCAGGGATTTATGGGACCTTCAAAAAAGAAGCAGTAATACACCATGGGGTTCTGGCATTCGCATAGCCAATACATCTGATATAGATTCTCATATTCGATATGATCCAGATGGTGTTGTTCTTAGTTATCAATCTGTTGAGGCTGATAGTATGAAGAAGCTGGTGGCTGATATCCGAAGGCTCTCCAATGCAAGACTGTTTGCCCTTGTCATGCAGAAGCTGCTTGGAGTACGAGCAGATGAGAAGCTAGAAGAGTGCTGTACAAACTCTGATATTAAAGCACCAACTGGAATCAGAGGTGCTCCTGGGACAGCTGATAAGTTATCAGAGCAGATGAGACTGGCATTTAGAATTGAAGCCGTTGGATTAATGAGCTTGTGGTTTAGTTTTGGTTCAGGGGTCTTAGCCCGCTTTGTCGTCGAGTGGGAATCAAGTAAAGAGGGTTGCACAATGCATGTCTCTCCTGACCAACTTTGGCCGCACACAAAG TTTCTTGAAGATTTTATAAATGGGGCTGAAGTTGCATCCCTTCTGGACTGCATTCGTCTGACTGCAGGGCCCTTGCATGCTCTTGCAGCTGCAACTCGACCTGCACGAGCGGGTCCTGTTCCAGGGGTCACTGGGGTCGTAGCAGCTGTGTCTTCTATCCCAAAACAGGCAGGGTACATGACATCATCTCTGGGTCTCTTGCCTGGCAATTCGGCCATGAATGTCAGTCAAGCTGGTTCTGTTCCTGCAGGGAACCCAACTGCATCTTCTGCTACAAGCATTCTTGCCTATCAGGGCCTTCATGGAGCTGCAATGTTAGCTGCTGCTTGTCGTGGTGGCCCTGGCATTGTCCCAAGCTCATTGTTGCCCATTGATGTCTCTGTTGTGTTGCGTAGTCCATACTGGATACGAATCATATATCGCAAAAACTTTGCAGTTGACATGCACTGCTTAGCAGGAGATCAGGTATGGTTGCAGCCGGCGACTCCACCAAAGGGAGGCTCTTCAATTGGAGGGTCATTACCATGTCCACAGTTTCGTCCTTTTATCATGGAGCATGTTGCTCAGGAACTAAATGGATTAGATCCTAATTTCACCAGTGGTCAACAGATGGTGGGTGGACTTGTAAATTCAAACACTCAAAACCCAAGTTCAGGCTCTCAATTGTCTGCTGCCAATGGAAACAGAGTTAACCTCCTTAGTTCGGCTGCAATGGCTAGGGCAGGAAACCAAATAGCTGGTTTGAACCACATGGGAAATGCTCTTTCAGGATCTTCAAGTTTAGCTGTTGTGGGCTCTGGAGTGGCTTTACGTAGATCCCCAGGCACAAGTGTCCCAGCACATGTGAGAGGAGAACTGAATACTGCTATTATTGGTCTTGGGGATGATGGCGGTTATGGAGGCGGCTGGGTTCCTCTTGTTGCCCTTAAGAAGGTTCTAAGAGGTATTCTCAAGTACCTTGGAGTGCTATGGCTTTTTGCCCAGCTGCCTCATCTTTTGAAAGAGATCCTAGGATCAATTTTGAAAGACAACGAAGGTGCACTTTTGAATCTGGACCAGGAGCAGCCCGCCTTGCGCTTCTTTGTAGG GGGCTATGTATTTGCTGTAAGTGTCCACAGAgttcaacttcttcttcaagtCCTTAGTGTGAAACGCTTCCatcaacagcagcagcagcaacagcagcaaAACTCAGCAGCACAAGAGGAACTAGCTCATTCTGAAATAAGTGAGATATGCGATTACTTCAGCCGCCGTGTTGCATCAGAGCCCTATGATACTCCACGTGTTGCTTCATTCATTACTCTTCTCACCTTACCCATCTCTATTCTTAGAGAATTCTTGAAACTAATAGCATGGAAAAAAGGATTAGACCTGGCACAGGGTGGAGACATAGCTCCTGCACAGAAACCACGTATTGAATTATGTCTTGAAAATCATACCGGGTTGAATAATGAGAATAACTCCGAGAATTCATCTGTGGCCAAAAGCAATATCCATTATGATCGGCCCCATAACTCTGTTGATTTTGCACTAACTGTTGTTCTAGATCCCACACACATACCCTACATAAATGCTGCTGGAGGTGCTGCTTGGTTGCCCTACTGTGTTTCTGTGAGGCTCAGATATATATTTGGGGAAAACCCTAGCGTATCTTTCCTTGATATGGAAGGAAGCCATGGGGGTCAAGCTTGCTGGTTTCATGTTGATGACTGGGAGAAATGTAAACAGAGGGTTGCTCGAGCTGTGGAGGTTAAA GAGGGTTGCTCACCAGCGGATGTGAGCCAAGGAAGATTGAGATTAGTTGCAGATGGTGTGCAAAGAACACTGCATTTGTGCCTTCAAGGTTTAAGGGATGGTGGTGGGTTTACAGCGAGCTCTGGGTCAAAGTGA